The following are from one region of the Brienomyrus brachyistius isolate T26 chromosome 4, BBRACH_0.4, whole genome shotgun sequence genome:
- the chd8 gene encoding chromodomain-helicase-DNA-binding protein 8 isoform X3 has translation MADPIMDLFEDTPLFNLDALPDDAFTQGSSDPVEEALKLALGQVDTSPVSAPVPPPIQVQHPVQVTLSPTATLSAVTVSGQQTPISVASSSGAATVLLGSPLAATQQHQQLAAVTSQAGQASPKIVILKSPQGQTQLLQGVAGAAGSPAGKVTIARVLTGTSLRPGMSIVSGGTVLNATAPAQGQVKVGTGVQRLVQSPNGPLKQVLLTSVPQAQQQLQVQAQQQLQVQAQQQLQVQAQPHVQVQVQAQPQVQLQVQAQPQVQVQAQVQTQMQVQTQPQVQVAGTGSPASGRPPGVTLTTLPQQGEAKRITLVLQQPAQAGAGQGTALVAGGTAVAGTAVAGTGQQQQPRLVLGSLPGKLVLQGGQLAALTQARAGQSGGQPKVLTIQLQVQQQPNAQGSKFQLVTGSPSSGSPQVVQISQGQGGQRLAVPLKLLLQPQAGSTSVAGGAVSVVKVINTSAAGGPSTTTTASVAGSSMTAVRSPKTLEPMRRVETLCKQEKANRIVAEAIARAKARGERNIPRVLNLDELPATTGLSSPELGATATTGTAGGKRKGGGGGAKKKSSSSIGGKAGGGAGEKKGKAKAGSGLVGTGGAGGTGGVGGSKSKSKAKTNTITPVGGKKRKRTASSDHSEGELSPPASPRALEEEMLQKRRSNRQIKRKKYTEDLDIKITDDEDEQDEDVDVTSMPMSSGQVVALGSVTGQHLQQEFVAVDGDGLPSMQFFVENPSEEDAAIVDKVLSMRITKKEVSPGQYVNVEEFFVKYKNYSYMHCEWASMEQLERDKRIHQKLKRFKTKMAQMRNIFQEEEEPFNPDYVEVDRILDESHSVDKDNGEPVVYYLVKWCSLPYEDATWELREDVDDTKIDEFRKIQERQPRLKRTPRPPASCWKKLEESREYKNGNALREYQLEGVNWLLFNWYNRQNCILADEMGLGKTIQSIVLLSEVFAAGVQGPFLVIAPLSTITNWEREFASWTEMNAIVYHGSLASRQMIQQYEMYCKDEKGHLIPGAYKFEALITTFEMVLSDCPELREISWRCVIIDEAHRLKNRNCKLLDSLKMLDLEHKVLLTGTPLQNTVEELFSLLHFLEPAQFPSETEFLRDFGDLKTEEQVQKLQAILKPMMLRRLKEDVEKNLAPKQETIIEVELTDVQKKYYRAILERNFSFLSLGATQNSNVPNLLNTMMELRKCCNHPYLITGAEEKIVAELKEVYDPLAPDFHLQALVRSAGKLVLLDKLLPRLKAGGHKVLIFSQMVRCLDILEDYLIHKRYLYERIDGRVRGNLRQAAIDRFSKPDSDRFVFLLCTRAGGLGINLTAADTCVIFDSDWNPQNDLQAQARCHRIGQSKAVKVYRLITRNSYEREMLDKASLKLGLDRAVLQSMSGNKDSSVNGIQQFSKKEIEDLLRKGAYAAIMDEGDEGSRFCEEDIDQILQRRATTITIESEGKGSTFSKASFVASENRTDIALDDPEFWQKWAKKADIDMDTINRKNTLVIDTPRVRKQTRQFTLRGEGGADFSDLDSEDEYTAHNSRHARASRRSERHSGGGYGRTDCFRVEKHLLVYGWGRWRDILSHARCKRRLGERDVETICRVILVFCLLHYRGDENIKSFIWELITPPENGRAPHTLLNHSGLSIPVPRGRKGKRVKAQSSFDVQKVEWIRKYNPDSLLLDDSYRKHLKHQCNKVLLRVRMLYYLRQEVIGDHADSVLHGADARDIDIWMPEMEQLEVPSAWWDTEADRSLLIGVFKHGYEMYTTMRADPCLCFLDRAGRPDDRAIDAEQHSADADLGDGGDYDKYSEDPEFKPATRQSKEPYEEQADPMDEEICVEDKAMVADTQAVGQTGLCQWPTSSSLTARLRRLITAYQRSYRREQLKMEAAEKGDRRRRRCEQASKLKEIARQERQQRWTRREECDFYRVVSTFGVERVKTEGPGQEGQLDWTRFRTFARLDKKTDESLSRYFRGFTAMCRRVCQLRPATGDEIMDLSQSVAPITEERASRTLYRIGLLSRLRERVLPHPSLEERLLLVQPSSELPRWWRTPQHDRELLLGASRHGVSRTELSIFRDPDFSFLQAHLDFMQSQARPASRSSTPSLHGLQQDDGEGAGVKVEEQEAAVEARLLGEVSTSTGSPGRVDSPSMFLAQPDGAVGKSRGCWVWKKNRGRRGGGHHAARAVEGGPSDSESESDSDSTSSRRSGSSDESGDSEVERDQERGTEKLCDIDEENSVLSMTPSQDGIPTDTLADALRADWPKDRVLINRLDSICTTVLTGRWPAGRRHIADMQPSYVTEEQAAGEELGFTRLVRKGGASSGESGEVQDTEFTVKLLKEEGLKLTFSKQALLPNGAGGEASTRRKHRDAELSELDCPVPVVNAVTGAVLTGDSAPRRRDLHHWLKMNPEYEVEGDVLELLASSRAQRKRRRKKKSEKVKEMTVLSGVERVKIIDMKTGKKLGGGVPLQDLRECLEENVSYTVAAEWAEAVRSSGFLPESLFHRLLSQENIPKKGRFYAPAPQAQLEDPLLGGGSGETLVSDGAYMMDDEGLEDGSDMTPRHFLAPAFDVKMQSAALEMDGGDCLSQGGYDSSDREAAILEDVIMAPKNSDSSSSSED, from the exons ATGGCGGACCCTATCATGGACCTGTTCGAGGACACGCCCCTTTTTAACCTGGATGCTCTGCCTGATGATGCCTTTACGCAGGGGTCCTCGGACCCTGTCGAGGAAGCTTTGAAGTTGGCACTGGGGCAGGTCGATACGTCCCCTGTTTCAGCTCCTGTCCCGCCTCCTATCCAGGTGCAGCACCCTGTCCAGGTGACCCTCTCCCCGACAGCGACACTTAGTGCCGTAACAGTTTCAGGCCAGCAGACGCCTATTTCTGTGGCCAGTAGCAGTGGAGCTGCCACCGTCCTGTTGGGGTCACCGTTGGCCGCCACTCAACAGCACCAGCAACTTGCTGCCGTTACATCTCAGGCTGGTCAGGCCTCCCCCAAAATTGTCATCCTGAAGAGTCCCCAGGGGCAGACACAGCTGCTGCAGGGCGTGGCTGGGGCCGCAGGCTCCCCCGCGGGAAAGGTCACCATCGCCAGGGTGCTGACTGGGACCTCGCTCCGACCAGGCATGTCTATTGTGTCAGGGGGCACAGTCCTGAATGCCACAGCGCCGGCCCAGGGCCAGGTGAAGGTGGGGACAGGCGTGCAGCGGCTTGTGCAGTCCCCCAATGGCCCGCTGAAGCAGGTCCTGCTCACCTCTGTGCCGCAAGCTCAGCAGCAGCTCCAGGTTCAGGCCCAGCAGCAGCTCCAGGTTCAGGCCCAGCAGCAGCTCCAGGTTCAGGCCCAACCCCATGTTCAAGTGCAGGTTCAGGCCCAACCCCAGGTCCAGCTGCAGGTTCAGGCTCAACCCCAAGTTCAGGTGCAGGCCCAGGTCCAAACCCAGATGCAAGTGCAAACACAGCCACAAGTACAAGTCGCAGGAACTGGGAGCCCTGCTTCTGGTCGACCACCAGGGGTCACCCTCACCACATTACCACAGCAG GGGGAGGCCAAGAGGATCACACTGGTGCTGCAGCAGCCCGCTCAGGCCGGGGCTGGCCAGGGCACGGCATTGGTGGCTGGTGGGACAGCGGTAGCTGGAACTGCGGTGGCTGGGACTGGACAGCAACAGCAGCCCAGACTGGTGCTGGGATCTCTCCCGGGGAAGCTGGTTCTGCAGGGGGGGCAGCTGGCAGCTCTAACGCAGGCCAGGGCCGGGCAATCAGGCGGCCAGCCGAAAGTCCTCACCATCCAGCTGCAGGTGCAGCAGCAACCCAATGCACAGGGATCCAAG TTCCAGCTAGTCACTGGGTCGCCCTCTAGTGGCAGCCCGCAAGTGGTGCAGATCTCCCAGGGCCAGGGAGGCCAAAGGTTGGCGGTgccactcaagctcctcctgCAGCCGCAG GCTGGCTCCACCTCTGTCGCTGGGGGTGCGGTCTCTGTCGTCAAGGTGATAAATACATCCGCGGCCGGTggcccctccaccaccaccacggcGTCTGTGGCAGGCAGCTCCATGACAGCAGTGCGCTCCCCCAAGACCCTGGAGCCCATGCGCCGCGTGGAAACCCTGTGCAAGCAGGAAAAGGCCAACCGGATCGTGGCGGAGGCCATCGCCCGCGCCAAGGCCCGTGGCGAGAGGAACATCCCGCGCGTCCTTAACCTGGACGAGCTGCCTGCCACGACCGGGCTCTCCTCACCGGAGCTGGGGGCCACCGCGACAACCGGCACTGCTGGCGGCAAGAGGAagggtggagggggtggggccaaGAAAAAGAGCTCGTCCTCGATTGGAGGGAAAGCTGGAGGCGGAGCTGGAGAGAAGAAGGGGAAGGCAAAGGCTGGAAGCGGATTGGTTGGAACTGGAGGAGCAGGAGGCACTGGTGGAGTCGGGGGCAGCAAGAGCAAAAGTAAAGCCAAGACCAA CACAATTACCCCAGTTGGGGgcaaaaagaggaagaggacaGCCTCCTCAGACCACTCAGAAGGGGAGTTGAGCCCCCCTGCTTCCCCACGTGCGCTAGAGGAGGAGATGCTGCAG AAGAGACGTTCCAACAGGCAGATAAAAAGGAAGAAGTACACcgaggatttggacataaagATTACGGATGACGAGGACGAGCAGGACGAAGACGTGGATGTTACCAGCATGCCCATGTCGTCCGGCCAAGTGGTGGCTCTTGGCTCCGTAACAGGGCAGCACCTGCAGCAGGAATTTGTCGCGGTGGATGGGGATGgccttcccagcatgcagttCTTTGTG GAGAATCCCAGTGAGGAGGATGCTGCCATCGTGGATAAAGTTTTGTCCATGCGGATCACCAAGAAGGAG GTATCTCCCGGGCAGTATGTCAACGTAGAGGAATTCTTTGTCAAGTATAAGAACTA CTCTTATATGCATTGTGAGTGGGCCAGCATGGAGCAGCTGGAGAGGGACAAGAGGATCCACCAAAAGTTGAAGAGGTTCAAGACTAAGATGGCCCAGATGAGGAACATCTTCCAGGAG GAAGAGGAACCCTTCAACCCAGATTATGTGGAGGTGGACCGCATCCTGGATGAGTCCCACAGTGTGGATAAGGATAATGGAGAG CCGGTGGTGTACTACCTGGTGAAGTGGTGCTCTCTACCTTACGAAGATGCTACCTGGGAGTTGAGGGAAGACGTCGACGACACCAAAATAGACGAGTTCAGGAAGATCCAGGAGCGCCAGCCGCGCCTGAAGCGAACG CCTCGCCCACCTGCCAGTTGCTGGAAGAAGCTGGAGGAGTCTCGTGAGTACAAGAACGGCAATGCGCTCAGAGAGTACCAACTGGAGGGTGTCAACTGGCTACTCTTCAACTGGTACAACAG GCAGAACTGCATCCTGGCAGATGAGATGGGTCTGGGAAAGACCATCCAGTCCATTGTCCTTCTGTCAGAGGTGTTCGCCGCTGGTGTGCAGGGCCCCTTCCTGGTCATTGCCCCTCTGTCCACCATCACTAACTGGGAGCGGGAGTTTGCCAGTTGGACAGAGATGAATGCCATCGTCTACCATGGCAGCCTGGCCAGCCGGCAGATGATCCAGCAATATGAGATGTACTGCAAAGATGAGAAG GGCCACTTGATCCCAGGAGCGTACAAGTTTGAAGCTCTGATAACCACGTTCGAGATGGTGCTGTCCGATTGCCCGGAGCTGCGGGAGATCTCCTGGCGTTGTGTGATCATTGACGAGGCCCATCGACTGAAGAACCGTAACTGCAAGCTCCTGGACAGCTTGAAGATGCTAGACTTG GAACATAAGGTGCTTTTGACTGGCACGCCTCTTCAGAACACAGTGGAGGAGCTCTTTAGCCTGCTGCACTTCTTGGAGCCTGCCCAGTTCCCCTCAGAGACTGAGTTCCTGCGTGACTTCGGTGATCTCAAGACCGAGGAGCAGGTCCAGAAGCTGCAGGCCATCTTGAAGCCCATGATGCTGAGAAGGCTGAAGGAGGACGTGGAGAAGAACCTGGCTCCCAAACAGGAGACCATCATCGAG GTGGAGCTGACGGATGTCCAGAAGAAGTACTATCGCGCTATCCTGGAGCGCAATTTCAGCTTCCTGAGCTTGGGGGCCACGCAGAACAGCAATGTGCCCAACCTGCTCAACACCATGATGGAACTGCGCAAGTGCTGCAACCACCCCTACCTCATCACAG GGGCAGAGGAGAAGATCGTGGCAGAATTGAAGGAGGTCTACGATCCCTTGGCCCCTGACTTCCACCTCCAGGCCCTGGTGCGCTCGGCGGGGAAGCTGGTGCTGCTAGATAAGCTGCTCCCACGGCTAAAAGCCGGGGGCCACAAGGtgctcattttctcccagatgGTTCGGTGCCTGGACATCCTGGAGGACTACCTCATCCACAAGAG GTATCTGTACGAGCGCATCGACGGCCGCGTCAGGGGTAACCTGAGGCAGGCAGCCATCGACCGCTTCAGCAAGCCCGATTCTGACCGCTTCGtcttcctgctgtgcacccgtGCCGGCGGCCTGGGAATTAATCTAACCGCTGCCGACACCTGTGTCATTTTCGACTCGGACTGGAACCCCCAGAACGACCTCCAG GCACAGGCTCGGTGTCACCGGATCGGCCAGTCCAAGGCGGTGAAGGTCTACCGGCTGATCACCAGGAACTCGTACGAGCGGGAGATGCTGGACAAGGCCAGCCTGAAGCTGGGCTTGGACCGTGCCGTGCTGCAGAGCATGAGCGGCAACAAGGACAGCAGTGTCAACGGG ATCCAGCAGTTTTCCAAGAAAGAGATTGAGGACCTACTGAGGAAGGGGGCGTATGCGGCCATCATGGATGAAGGCGATGAGGGCAGCCGCTTCTGTGAGGAGGACATTGATCAGATCCTGCAGAGGAGGGCGACCACCATCACTATCGAGAGTGAGGGCAAAGGGTCCACCTTCTCCAAG GCCAGTTTTGTTGCGTCTGAGAACCGGACGGACATTGCGCTGGATGATCCAGAGTTTTGGCAGAAGTGGGCCAAGAAGGCAGACATAGACATGGACACCATCAACAGGAAG AACACCTTGGTGATCGACACGCCCCGGGTGAGGAAGCAGACTCGGCAGTTCACCCTCCGCGGTGAGGGCGGGGCCGATTTCTCGGACCTGGACAGCGAGGACGAGTACACGGCCCACAATTCCCGGCATGCCCGCGCCTCCCGCCGATCGGAGCGGCACTCTGGGGGCGGCTATGGCCGCACAGACTGCTTCCGTGTCGAGAAGCACCTGCTGGTGTACGG GTGGGGGCGCTGGCGGGATATCCTGTCCCACGCCCGGTGCAAGCGGCGCCTGGGTGAGAGGGACGTGGAGACCATCTGCCGCGTGATCTTGGTGTTCTGCCTGCTGCATTACCGTGGTGACGAGAACATCAAGAGCTTCATCTGGGAGCTCATCACCCCGCCGGAGAACGGCCGAGCCCCTCACACCCTCCTCAACCACTCCG GCCTCTCCATCCCCGTGCCCCGTGGAAGGAAGGGGAAGAGGGTAAAGGCTCAGAGCTCCTTCGACGTGCAGAAGGTGGAGTGGATCCGAAAGTACAACCCCGACTCCCTCCTGCTGGACGACAGCTACCGGAAACACCTCAAACACCAGTGCAACAA GGTGCTGCTGAGGGTGCGCATGCTGTACTACCTCAGACAGGAAGTGATAGGAGACCATGCAGACAGTGTGCTTCATGGAGCTGATGCCAG GGACATCGACATCTGGATGCCCGAGATGGAGCAGCTGGAGGTGCCGTCAGCCTGGTGGGACACGGAGGCAGACCGCTCCCTGCTCATAGGGGTCTTCAAACATG GGTATGAGATGTACACCACAATGCGTGCCGACCcctgtctgtgcttcctggacCGCGCCGGTCGCCCTGATGACCGGGCTATCGACGCCGAGCAGCACTCTGCCGACGCCGACCTTGGTGATGG GGGAGACTACGATAAGTACTCTGAGGATCCCGAATTCAAGCCGGCCACCAGACAAAGCAAAGAGCCTTATGAAGAG CAGGCTGACCCCATGGACGAGGAGATCTGTGTGGAGGACAAGGCGATGGTAGCCGACACTCAGGCTGTGGGCCAGACGGGGCTGTGCCAATGGCCGACCAGCTCGTCGCTCACGGCTCGACTCCGGCGACTCATCACGGCCTACCAGCGCAGCTACCGGCGGGAGCAACTGAAGATGGAAGCGGCGGAGAAGGGGGACCGGCGGAGGAGGCGCTGCGAGCAGGCCTCCAAACTGAAGGAGATCGCGCGCCAGGAACGGCAGCAAAG GTGGACTCGGAGGGAGGAGTGCGATTTCTACCGCGTGGTGTCCACGTTCGGCGTGGAGCGCGTGAAGACTGAGGGTCCAGGTCAGGAGGGTCAGCTGGACTGGACCAGGTTCCGAACCTTCGCCCGGCTGGATAAGAAGACCGACGAGAGCCTGAGCCGCTATTTTCGGGGCTTCACTGCCATGTGCCGGAGAGTGTGTCAGCTACGGCCCGCCACTGGGGACG AGATAATGGACCTCTCCCAGTCCGTGGCTCCCATCACGGAGGAGCGGGCCTCTCGCACCCTTTATCGCATCGGCCTGCTCAGTCGGCTGCGCGAGCGTGTCCTCCCCCACCCGTCACTGGAAGAGCGCCTCCTGCTGGTGCAGCCCAGCTCCGAGCTCCCTCGCTGGTGGCGCACGCCGCAGCACGACCGCGAGCTGTTGCTAGGCGCCTCCCGGCACGGCGTAAGCCGAACGGAGCTCTCCATATTTCGTGACCCCGACTTCTCCTTCCTGCAAGCCCACCTCGACTTCATGCAGAGCCAAGCGCGGCCCGCCTCCCGCAGCTCTACGCCCTCACTTCACGGCCTGCAGCAGGATGACGGCGAGGGCGCCGGGGTGAAGGTGGAGGAGCAGGAGGCGGCCGTGGAGGCCCGTCTGCTCGGGGAGGTGTCGACGAGCACGGGGTCTCCCGGTCGCGTGGACTCCCCCTCGATGTTCCTGGCGCAGCCGGACGGGGCTGTGGGAAAGAGCCGTGGCTGCTGGGTATGGAAGAAGAACCGAGGACGCCGAGGAGGGGGTCACCATGCAGCCAGGGCGGTGGAGGGCGGCCCGTCCGACTCGGAGTCCGAATCGGACTCCGACTCGACCTCATCCAGGCGGTCGGGCAGCTCCGACGAGAGCGGAGACAGCGAGGTGGAGAGGGACCAGGAGAGAG gCACCGAGAAGCTGTGTGACATCGATGAGGAGAACAGTGTCCTGTCCATGACGCCTTCCCAGGATGGGATACCCACTGACACGCTCGCTGACGCCCTGAGAGCAGACTGGCCCAAA GACCGCGTGCTGATTAACCGACTCGACAGCATCTGTACGACGGTGCTGACGGGGCGCTGGCCTGCAGGGCGGCGCCATATCGCTGACATGCAGCCCAGCTATGTGACTGAGGAACAGGCAGCGGGCGAGGAGCTTGGCTTTACCCGCTTGGTCCGCAAGGGTGGCGCCTCCTCTGGTGAGAGCGGCGAGGTGCAGGACACGGAATTCACCGTCAAACTGCTGAAG gaggaaggTCTGAAGCTGACCTTCTCCAAACAAGCCCTGCTGCCCAACGGTGCTGGGGGAGAAGCAAGCACCCGCCGGAAACACAGGGACGCAGAG CTGTCCGAGCTGGACTGTCCGGTGCCGGTAGTCAATGCCGTGACGGGCGCGGTCCTGACCGGCGACAGCGCCCCGCGTAGGAGGGACTTGCACCACTGGCTGAAGATGAACCCGGAGTACGAGGTGGAAGGAGACGTGCTGGAG ctcctcgCCAGCAGTCGCGCTCagcggaagaggaggaggaagaagaagagcgagaaggtgaaggagatgaCCGTGCTGTCGGGTGTTGAAAGAGTCAAGATCATAGACATGAAGACGGGCAAGAAG CTTGGGGGTGGAGTCCCACTGCAGGACCTGAGGGAGTGTCTGGAGGAAAATGTCAGCTACACTGTGGCGGCAGAGTGGGCCGAGGCAGTTCGCAGCTCG GGTTTTCTACCCGAGAGCCTCTTCCATAGGCTCCTCTCCCAAGAAAATATTCCCAAAAAAGGCAGATTCTACGCTCCAGCCCCCCAGGCCCAGCTGGAAGACCCTCTGCTGGGAGGAGGTAGCGGCGAGACCCTGGTTTCGGACGGGGCCTACATGATGGATGACGAAGGCCTGGAGGACGGCAGTGACATGACGCCCCGACACTTCCTGGCACCGGCCTTTGACGTGAAGATGCAGAGCGCGGCTTTGGAGATGGACGGGGGAGATTGCTTGTCGCAGGGCGGATACGACAGCTCTGACAGGGAGGCAGCTATATTAGAAGATGTTATCATGGCGCCCAAAAATTCTGACTCTTCCTCCAGCTCTGAGGATTGA